From a single Thermotoga sp. genomic region:
- a CDS encoding sensory rhodopsin transducer gives MNGARRWYFPDGYIPGGKKGYLVSHESLCIVNVSEETARIKIQFLFENKDPEIHEITVLPKRSLHLRLDRLGIPRCTPYSIVAESSVPVVMQLSRLDVGKDHHTLMTTIGYWEE, from the coding sequence AGATGGTACTTCCCCGATGGGTACATCCCAGGTGGTAAAAAGGGTTATCTTGTCTCCCACGAGTCGTTGTGTATCGTGAACGTAAGCGAGGAAACCGCGAGGATAAAGATCCAATTTCTTTTTGAAAACAAAGATCCAGAGATTCACGAGATAACAGTACTCCCGAAAAGGAGTCTACATTTAAGACTGGATAGATTAGGTATACCACGATGTACACCATACAGCATTGTAGCAGAAAGTTCTGTTCCTGTTGTTATGCAACTTTCGCGTCTCGATGTAGGAAAGGACCATCACACTTTGATGACAACAATTGGCTACTGGGAGGAGTGA